From Longimicrobium sp., one genomic window encodes:
- a CDS encoding DedA family protein: MEFLQQAFDYFRHLDVHLADMLRQYGAWTYAILFLIIFCETGLVVTPFLPGDSLLFAAGAITAAANNQPGEQALSIIILWLVLMVAAVLGDTVNYQIGRAVGLRVFKEDARVMKLEYLRRTEKFYAKYGGKTIILARFIPIVRTYAPFVAGASRMDYPRFLSFNIIGGVIWITSFLFAGYFFGNIPAVKHNFEYVVIGIILVSLVPPILEWIKHRREQAAAEPTQA; the protein is encoded by the coding sequence ATGGAGTTCCTTCAACAGGCGTTCGACTACTTTCGTCACCTCGACGTGCACCTGGCGGACATGCTTCGCCAGTACGGCGCGTGGACGTACGCGATCCTCTTTCTGATCATCTTCTGCGAAACCGGGCTGGTGGTGACGCCGTTCCTGCCCGGCGACTCGCTGCTGTTCGCGGCGGGCGCCATCACCGCGGCGGCCAACAACCAGCCCGGCGAGCAGGCGCTCAGTATCATCATCCTGTGGCTGGTGCTGATGGTGGCGGCCGTGCTGGGCGACACCGTCAACTACCAGATCGGCAGGGCGGTGGGGCTACGAGTGTTCAAGGAAGACGCACGGGTGATGAAGCTGGAATATCTACGCCGGACGGAGAAGTTCTACGCCAAGTACGGCGGAAAGACCATCATCCTGGCGCGCTTCATTCCCATCGTGCGGACGTACGCGCCGTTCGTGGCGGGTGCTTCGCGGATGGATTACCCGCGCTTCCTGTCGTTCAACATCATCGGCGGCGTGATCTGGATCACCTCGTTCCTGTTCGCGGGGTACTTCTTCGGGAACATCCCCGCCGTGAAGCACAACTTCGAGTACGTGGTGATCGGCATCATCCTCGTCTCGCTCGTTCCGCCGATTCTCGAATGGATCAAGCACCGCCGCGAGCAGGCGGCGGCGGAGCCCACCCAGGCCTGA